CATCCACCGCCTCGGCGGAACGCGCGACCGGCGCGATTTTTTCGCGCACGGCGGCGCTTGCATCCGGAAAACGCGGCACGGGAATCATCTGTCGCGTGCGCGTGCCGAGATTGACTGTCACTTTATCTTCGCTCATCGTGAGAAAACTCCTTTATACTTGTGAGAGGCAAATTGGAAATTTGCCCTACGCATCTTCTGCCAAATCGCGTTGCGCGAACGCGTCGCGTTGCGCGAGTTCGTCGAGCACGCGCATCACGATCCACGACACACTCAACTGAATGCCGATGATGCTAAATGCGGCGGCAACCAACAAATACAACCACAACCGCGCAATGTCCCACCCTTGCAGACTCAACACCAGCGCGCCCGCGCCAATCGCCGCGCCGCCGAGCGCCGCGACCACGCCCATCCAACCGAACTGATATTCGAGCGGCGTCTTGAACAGCGGCTTGCCGAACAAGCCCTGCCGAACCGGTTTCTTGTGAAACAGCGCGACGAGATAGTTGAACATCGCGCCGAGCGTAAACAAACTGATGCCGGCGATGCTAAACAGCACCGCGCCAAAAATGAGATACAATTGCCACGGGTTCAACGTCGTCACGCCACTCGCACGCAAACCAATCGTGTACAGCGCGACGAGTCCCGCGAGCGCGATCATCGCCAGCGCGATCAAACCGAGGATCCGAACGGGGTTGTACGCGAGCGCCGTCCACACAATCGCGTTCGTAAAGCGAAAGCCGTCGCGCACGACGGACAGTTTCGAACGACCGACGCGTTCGGCGTACGGCACGGGCACTTCGATCACCTTAAGATTTTCGTGCAAGGCGCGCGTGCTCATCGCGGGCGTAAATTGCAAACCATCCGGCAACGGATAGAGCGATTCGAGTTTGCTGCGCCGAATCACGCGCATCCCGGACGCGGTATCGCGCACGCGTTGGTTGCCAATCAAACTGAGCAACATCGAAAACGCCAGGTTGCCCACGCGTCGCGTCAACGGCATCTCGCTCTTCGCGCCGCTCATCCGCGAGGCGACCACCATGTCGCCGCCCTGCTCGATTGCCGCGCGCGTCAGGTCGGGCAAATTCTCCGGCGGATACGTCGCGTCCGCATCGAGGAACGCCAGATACTCGCCGCACGCGTGACGAAAGCCGGTCTTGATCGCCGCGCCATACCCGCGATTTTTCGGATGACGAATCAAGTGCACATCGGGATACGCGCTGATGCGCGCGGCAGTTTGGTCGCGCGAGCCGTCGTCCACGATGATAAATTCGAGATCCGCGCCAGCACGCTTGAGCGCGTCGCGCGCGCCGAGCACGCGTTTGATCACGCGGTCAATCCCATCCTCTTCGTTGTATGCTGGAATAACAACCGATAATGTAGTCATAGTTTCTCCGATCAAGCCGCGGTTTCTGCCCCGGCGTAAATTGGAATGTTTGGCAACGGCTCATCGCCGGTAATCGTCTTGAGGATGCGCGCCGGCACGCCGCCGACGAGCGTATGCGGAGGCACATCGCGCGTCACGACCGCGCCGGCGGCGACGACTGCGCCGCGCCCGA
The Chloroflexota bacterium genome window above contains:
- a CDS encoding glycosyltransferase family 2 protein, whose translation is MTTLSVVIPAYNEEDGIDRVIKRVLGARDALKRAGADLEFIIVDDGSRDQTAARISAYPDVHLIRHPKNRGYGAAIKTGFRHACGEYLAFLDADATYPPENLPDLTRAAIEQGGDMVVASRMSGAKSEMPLTRRVGNLAFSMLLSLIGNQRVRDTASGMRVIRRSKLESLYPLPDGLQFTPAMSTRALHENLKVIEVPVPYAERVGRSKLSVVRDGFRFTNAIVWTALAYNPVRILGLIALAMIALAGLVALYTIGLRASGVTTLNPWQLYLIFGAVLFSIAGISLFTLGAMFNYLVALFHKKPVRQGLFGKPLFKTPLEYQFGWMGVVAALGGAAIGAGALVLSLQGWDIARLWLYLLVAAAFSIIGIQLSVSWIVMRVLDELAQRDAFAQRDLAEDA